ATCTCTGCAACCGCACCTGGAAGCACAAGTTATTGTCgatttttgtgattgttgGGAGTCAAgtgattgtgatgtcataattactCGAATGTTCCGTTGTAATTCCGGCAAATGTGGTGACAGCCTCCGTTGTTGTTGGCACATTCATCAATATCTGAGGGTGGGAAAAAGTTTaggttataatttttattgattttatttgaatgaaaGCACACCGCTAGATGACGCAAGACTGACCGATGCATGTCTTGTTGTCAGAGCCAGTTTCATATCCAGGATCGCAATGACAAATGAAGCTCCCCCTGATGTTCACGCAGTGATGCGAACATCCGGACGTATTGGAAGCGCATTCGTTGACGTCTGGAGATTGTTAAAAGATATTTAACGCGTTTGAACGAGTTAAATTTACACGTTTGGCCACAAGAGCATACACACGatctacaaaaacaatttttgagaAATAAGTCAACTTATACCCGAGCAAGTGTCATTGTCGTCGTTAAGCAAGAATCCAGTTTGACATTCGCACCGATGAAACCCGATTTCGTTAATACAAATCTGATCGCAATTGTGGGCACTTTCGGCGCACTCGTCAAAGTCTGGTTTATATggaataaaatatgtttcataacAACATTCGGGAATACTGTCCGCTAGACGATGCTGTTGTCAGACTTACCGCTGCAGTTACGATTATCTCCAAGCAGGAAAAAACCAGGATTACAATCGCATCTGTAACTTCCAAGTAAATTGTGGCACTGTTGGTCGCAAATATCCCCTTGGCTACACTCATTGATGTCTGGTAAGGTAAATATCAGAGGTGTGAGTATAAATACAAGCacaattaaacaattaaacacaCATTAAGGTGAACTGGAACCGCGAAACTCGCAGATTTTTGTATCATGGCCATGTTTAAAAACACCGAGATAACCGATACTTACCCACACAGTCAGTGTCGTCAACCAGAGTATATCCAAGCTCACAGCTACAACGGAAACTTCCAGGCTCGTTGATACAAACCTGCTCACAGTCATGCTTGTCACCCGTGCACTCGTTGACGTCAATACAACTTATGACGTCTTCGACTCGGTACCCTGACGGACACTCGCAGGTGAAACTCCCGATAGAGTTGGAGCAATTTGCTCCCTGCAAAAAGAAgagattaaaatatttccgcTTGAAGATACACAACAGActtgtactgtatatggttAAGTCGTTGAACGTTGTTTAATTTATACTTTTACGTAACAAATGCATAGAAAACTCACAATAGCTACGTCGCAAGGACTGTCTTCGCATTCGTTCACGTCGATGCATTGTTGCCCAGCTGATGTCGCCCCTGGTTCGTCTTGAAACCCGGCGCTACATCTGTCAACAGCAAAACGAGTTTTACTACGAGTTCAAATTCCTTTGCAACAGATAAGCTTTTGTCTCATAAGCGAGACATTTACAAGCGCTCATCTTtgagaaattaaatttaatggAACTGGCGATTACTCGTTTGCTGAGTAATGCTGCAAGTATTTTGCTGAGTAATGCCTACTCACTGGCATTGGAAAGATCCAGGAGTGTTGACGCAATCATGCGGGCAGCCTCCATTTTTGTCCCCTGAGCATTCGTCGATGTCCTTTGGAATAAAAAGTACGACAAGATAATTATTGCGTAACAATTACACAAATCGAACAAAGACGCAGCAAGGACCTGACACGATTTCTTGTCTTCGAGCAAGCGGTATCCGCCGATGCACGAACACTCGAACGTGCCCATCATGTTCTCGCAGTAATGATCGCAAGGTCCCTGACCGTCGTTGGGGGCGCATTCATCTGTGAGAAAACGGCGAACATCAAAGCTTGAACAAACAGTTAAATACTGACCGCGAAATATGCTTCAGCATTTAAGCCGGAATCCATTGGACTCGTACTTATGTCGAAACATTGCGCGGAATCGTTTCGTGGTGACGAATAACCGCTCAAACATCCGCATCTGAAGCTTCCTGGGGTGTTTAGACAGAGCTGCAAGGTAAAGCGGGATTACTCTGAGGCCATTGTGTGGAGCAACTTCGGAAGAATTTCGCAATGACTGAGAAGTGTAGCACTGGGTCGTCACCTGGTGGCAACCGCCATTGTCATTTGCGCACTCGTCCTGGTCGATACAGTCGGTGTTGTCGTCATTTGAATCAAAACCGGATTTGCAAAAGCACTGATAAGTTCCCTCCTCATTTAAACACACCGAACACGAATCCGGATACATCCCTGACACGTCAAGTAACATGTTAAGCTTTGCCCCGTTACCATTATTTGCTTAAACTTCCTCCCACCTTCGTCGCATTCGTTGATGTCGACACATGCCACAGGGTCATCCGGGTCAACTCTGTAACCTTCATAACAAGCGCACTCCCACCCGCCGGGAACGTTTAGGCAGAGTTGGTCGCAGTTATGCTCCTGGTTCGGACACTCGTCGATGTCTGGAAGCAACAGAAAACACTTTCCAGTTCGATGATGCCAAGTTGTGTGCCCAACAAGTCATATCATTAATCACGCTCACATGACGTGATGGTGATGTGATCATGTTCCTAATCAAACGTGAAAGAAATCTCACCATCACACGTTCTTCGGTTGCTGCTCACTTTGTAGCCGTCGTGACAATCACAATAATAAGATCCTGGTTCGTTGAAGCACCTGTGCTCGCACCTGTGCGCATACTTTGGGTTGGTTGTGGTGCATTCGTCGATATCTGAGCACAAATTGCATGTGGCAATTCACAAATCACAGTAGGCTTTGAAAGAGCCAGTCGAATAGTGTTAGATTCACAGCGATTGTTGGTGACATAACGTTTGTGAAACAACTACAATAACTAGTACATATAGCTGATTGCCAATTATTTCCACGAGAACTCACCTGTACAGTTGTGAAGGTCGTCGCTAGGCTGGAAACCAGGGTGGCACGCGCACACGTACTGGGCATTTCCCGCCGGTTGGCAAATATGTTCGCATCCGCCATTGTCCTTTTGACATGACATGTCTGCGTACAAACGAGTTATATGAATTTTCGTCAAAAAGTGAGTACCAAGAAGTGCTCGTACCTGTACAGGTTCTGTTGTCTGGCGAGAGCTGGTATCCGGGTGTATCACATCGGCAATGGTAAGAACCAATCGTGTTTACACATTGTTCACTGCAGGGGGAACTCTGACATTCGTTGATATCTGCGTAAAGAAAACAATGCCtgaaatatttcaatcaaactgGAGCGTTGTTGCCGGTAAAATCTCATCAACTGTATAATGACTTGGATGATTTGCAGATGACTCAACAAATTAAGTTGAAATTTCCCAAGTTTCTTGTTTACTTGATTTCGATTGTTTTAAACGTAGGTTGGTAAACATTGTTATAACTACTGTTGATTGACATGAAATTTCCATCTTAAGCTCGGTATTGAATGGCACGAGAGGCTCGAAAACGTTCagagaaaagaaaacaatcGATTACTTCCGTTCTACTCTGAAATGTTCTAGAATTCTGGTATTCGAGCATCGCGGTCGTGGCACGAGAGCATCCGGTGGGAAAACCAAAGCAAAAAGTTCACCCGCTTACCAGGAATGGAGAATTGGAATAAGATATCTCACCAATGCACTGCACTCCATTCTCGTCAAGTTGAAGCCCTTCTCTGCAGGAACAAAAGACTTTTCCAGGTTGGATGTCCGTGCACATTTGATCGCAGCCGCCATTGTCTGCACTGCATCCCTCTGTTAAATATCGATTTATTATCAAGAGATAAACATCATCGTTAATCAATGACACCGATTAATTATCAAAAGAACAACAACGCTCAACATTACATAATGTTGAAAATAATAGATTGAAAATGTTCACGATGGAGTCAAAGAGGAGATTGTGGTCATATTTTGCAACTTCAGCACAAAGAAAACGTTTACCAATTACGCTGTAGTCGATTTGGAATCCTGCCCTCGACACCGATCTGTCTGATTGGAAAGTTAAGGTTATTCTGGTCGTGTTGACGATTCTTTTGAATGGATTTCTTAAGCCGCAAAACGTCTTGCTTCCAAGAGGGGTCTCGATATGGAGGAAATCAAACTCACAGTTGGAAGATTCTTCTACGCTGCGTTTGGATAAAGCACACTTAGCTATGAACACTTGCATCAGTAACTCTTGCCATAAAGCAAATCCATCCATTTTATACATCTTGAAAACCTACAGCTAACTTATTTGCAAAGCTTAGATGAATTCGAAGAGGAAAAAAACGACGCCAGATTCACTTACTCACTTCAACACCACAACTTACTCAAATTGTCGGAAATTGAGCAGGACTTGGCTTCCTCTAGGCAAGTTGAGGGTGTAAGTGCACGAGCTTGAGCTCGGATAGTTTGAAGGACTTCCCGGGGAGAGGATTGTTCCCCGCACGGCGGTGTACTCGTTCTCACAGCCTGgagaaagaagaagaaagtgacgtcatcatgtAACAAGAGTGGCAGATTGAACTTTACCCAAGTTCAACGCATTTAATGCGGGTGAAAGACAGAATTAAACGTTGTGTATATCACGACTCAACTTACCGACGTTGTAGTGAATACTGAAGCCATCTCCACTAACCGAACTGTCCGAGTGGAAATAAAGGGTCAGGTACTTTCCCGAGCTGATTACTGGGGTGGGAAGGTTATTTCCACAAAATCGACCCAGAGGAGAAGATGACGTAGACGGCCCGTCATAGATGGCGAGATAATCAAACCTACGTACGTCACAATGATGTCAGATCACTTGATTATATAACTGCTAACAAGTCAACACAACCAATATCCATGCATTCGATCCTATACTTGATCAAAAAGGTGAGAGCTGTCTTACTGGCAGCTCCTGTGTTGTTCGATCCTGAAAGTCTCAAATGTGAGCGTGATGTGGTCGGCGTTGCTGGCTCCAATCAACCGAATAGTGCATCTGGAATTCGCCGGATAACTGTTCGGGTAGTCCGGTGAGTTGATAGCTCCGGTGACTCCTCTCCGAACCTGAATCTGCTGGTCACATGACTGAGAAGAGACGCCTGAAAGAGCGGGAATACTTTTCAAGATTCCTTGGCTATTCTATGACTCTCATCAATTCTTTCTTATCGCTGACCATCAACGGTTTATAAACATTTATCGCAATTAATAAGGTTGCCATTGGTAAAAACTTATGCTAAATGGTTGGTCAACTAACCACCAAATGTTCTTACTTTTCATAAAGTTGCAGGCAACGACGGTTAATAGAACAGCAAACAACTTCATCTTTAAAATAAAGGAAGTCAACCTAAACCACAAATTTTTGGAAGAAGTGAttaattacgtcacaaagtatTTAACTCTGTCAAACAATTCCATTTGTTGATATGCAAAAAAGCCTTGCAGTAAACAACGGAAAACGCGCTGGACCTGAAGTCTTGTGTACGGCTCCACACCTAGTAGCATTTCACCACAAAGCGCCCAAGTAGGAGGCGTTTTGCCGTTTTTCAACCTAACGCCTGACCTGTCAAAACCGGGATTGGAGCTTCGGCCAACTTTCTCTCTTTTCagcaaaatgcaaaactttttctcgCCTAAAATTTATTGACGTTGGTGAAAGAATACAAGGATACAAGAATACAAGGATACAAGGCTTCCTAAACATGTTTGcaccaaaaataaaagaaacaaactgCATGTGAGTCGGACACTGCGCTTCAAGAAAATTTCGCAAGAGATAAAATGGATTTGGCTTCTATGTTTTCCAAACGCGCAgaaaatctaaaataaaaattacagtggcatttttatgtaaaaatgttATATATTATGTCACTTACGGTGCATGATTTCATCTTAAGCAACCCAAACCCaaacacataaaaattttaaaagaattgcGTTGGACTGAATCAGAATGGaaatagcaaacaaaatatgaaactttttatcaacAATTTCATGATGAATGACTCTCTCACTGACCACAATGAAGAAACGACGCTACTATGACGTACGCGGCACGCAATAATAAGGAgacttatgaaaacaaaagagTTTTATCCCCGTTTAATTAAAATTCTATTGTTGACGGCATAATTACCTTTCATATGACTTCCGGATCCTACGCAAGTCGGCTATGCTTTTGTTTGAACGCGATCGAAATACGTCATCGGGAACTCTGCAAAGATTGGTCAAAGTTTTTACGTAATAGAGCAAATGaggtaaaaaaaattggagAAATTACGTCAAGTTTGCGGGATTTTcgacaaatttttcaaactctgtgacgtcattagCTTGACTTTTGACAGGGTTCAGGGGTTGCGAGAAGTCCTCAGCCGAGGAATCACGTGACAAGCGTGGCAAAGATTCATCGAGTTTCTAAACAGACGaagattgtgacgtaaaatcGCGTATTGTGAACTTTTAATATGATGTAACAAGCTACCTTGGTCGACTCGGTGTAAACGTCATCATCAAGTCGAATAAATATTCTGTCATATCCTTTCGTCATCAATTGCATCACTTCTCCCACCCTGTCACGTGGTTTCGAAAAATATTCTAGAACGGCAAGTCGCCTTTTTTCTGCGTCATCTACGACTTCAACCTGGAGAAACCTAAGTCGTTAATTATGGAGTTATTGCTTCGTTCGAGTTAAAGAATCAAACCTGACCtctttgatgacgtcatctttATCCTCAGTATCAGCGTCATCAACTTTATTCAGGGATTTTTCTTCAGGCGCATCATCTGCATCACACATAACAGCAAGCTTGGTATTTACACGTAAGTATTTGTCACAGTTGCTTAACCCTGTAAAGAAATCTTGTCATTTATACATCATAATACGACAAACCATCGTCAGTTTCTTCATTCTTTTCTGATAATGACTCTTCATCTATGTCACAAAGCAGTCGTTGAAAAAGATTCGCATTCGACCCACTAAAAGCGTTCCATCCAACCTGGTCTCTCTTTAGTCTCCTTCTGCAGaccattttgtttattattacgtaataatagAGTGGACAGCATCATCAAATACCTTTCTTCTTCAATGGCTCGCTTCACTTCCAAGGCATGACGTTGCAGCTGCGTGGCGTGTGGGTCGTCGCCAAATCCCAAACGTGTTGCGTCACAATGTGTCACGTGATTTCGCGGCAGCCTGTCGACGATAAGAGGAGGCGGTTGCCATGGTAACCGGGTAACATCCACTCGAGCGATAACCAATCAAATGTCTCCTTACATCGGTTTAGGTTGAGCTAGTCTTGATAGGACTCCGGGAGATGGTCGAGCTCTCACCAACCTCCGCCTGTTCCTCTTTCCTGGAGGACCCGGCTCCTCCACCATCCTCCTCAACACCTCCTTATACTCCGGGAGGTATTGAGAGATCTCACTGACGAAACGATCCGACCAACGCTGCTTCTGCAGGCAAAGAAATCTCACTAAATGACGAAACCatgaatgacgtcatcactttTGTCTGGGGAGTTATTATGTCATGATTGTCATCCTGATGTAATAATTAGCTCCGCCAAAAGCAATGACAAGAATTAGAATTTAATCTGAAGATGACGAAGAAACCACTTTAAACTATAGCTCCAAGCTCACTTTCGTTTCCATCTGGAACTTGAGgtcattaaatttattttttgtctcaTCTTGAGTATGTTTGTCCACCACTGGAGGGCAGGAGAGGGGTCTTTTTGCCATCATGCGCTTAACATTGCCACCTACTGGTGcagatctaaaataaaaatcaggTCTCGTTAATATTTATGCAATTTCTGAAGCTTAAAAACCGGAGAGAAAACGCCACAGACCTGTGTGAAGGAAAGCCAGTGACTGTAGTGGCAGTAGGTGACAAACGAGTCATTGTtccttgaaataaaaatgcaaaaatgaaaCGTTTGTTTTGACAACACGACATTCTTCGTTGAACTCTGATAACCTCTTTGTATCATCTTCGACCAGCTGAGGGCGCTCCCATTCGATTCAGAGAATTTCGTCGGTTTGCTTCGAGTTGTCGATGCGCTTATCGTTGACTTTGGCCGTGGCTTTGTGTTTGTGAAACCGCCACGAGAAAGCTTAATCTGAGTTcataaagttgattttaaataatttaattgccCAGAAGCAAACATCGCAAGACTAAACAGCAGAAATGGTAACAAACAATGATGTGAAAAACTTTGCTGATTCTAAACCTGTTTGTCAGATTCTTTTAACTTCCTCTGCAAGGCCAAGAAACCTTTGTTGGACAGTTTCACCTGTAAcagaaataatttaaaatcttgAGGAGCAAAAATTTTCTACACTTTCTGCTCCACTCCACCTGTTTGTGAAAGTCATCAGCTATCAGTGGATCCTCCACAAACTTCTGGGAGACGAGAGTTGGCCTTCCGTATTGCAATTCCTCGTTTCTGTATTGCTCGTTAAGGATCTTCCAAAGTTTTTTATCGTTTGGAATCACAAACTTACTGAAGTTTTCAACCTAAAAAAAGTCATGCATCGAAGATATTCGACACACAATGCGCAATGCGCAGGTCAGCTGCTGCATTTGATGCAAATAAAACGTTGGTTTAATCAAAATTTGAGCCTGATTTTAATTTCGCAATCACCTGGTAAACATCTCTCCAGGTCTTGTCCAAAGGTTTGACTTCGTTCCCATCAGAATCGTCAGGGACACTGTCACACCTATACAAGATTGATCTTAGTAAGGGACGGTTGCGCAATACAGCGAGAACAACAATGAAGAggcaaaacatagtaataaaAATCACAATAATGGTTGTGAGTGAAACATAACACattcacaaaagaaaaatgttgttaAGAAAACACAGCCTACGATGAAAGcagtttattataaaatattctaACAACAAACCCAAGTTATCACTGAAAATTTCCTTAACAATGGCAAATGTTGTTACAAGATAAAACTGTTCATGTAGTTACTTACAGAACAATCAAATCAAGGAATTCATATAATTGGATTCTGTGCTTTTCTTTGAACGTCGATCGAACGTGACGAAGCTAacacaagaaattaaaatagttttcaacCGATTATGAAACATACCGAGAGTTATCAGGGAGCTtataacaacaaataaaccggagaaactatttttttattcttcaGTATCTCAATTGACTTAATCTTTACTGACACAAGGATTTcaaattatatatatgtacgaaataaattttaacacaaaaacagAATAAGTCGGCAAGTTATAGaattttattcattgtttACTCAAAAAAGCAACTTAGCACATTCTAATGTCACCTTGTTGGCCAGTTTCTGAGGAGAGATCACTCTTTGACATAACTTAAGTGATCTCAGAAGAGTTCTCTCACAAAGTTTCATTCCGCGTTGGTCAAACTCTTCATAAGCCTCATAAGCAAGTCGAACATTCTCCAATTCTTTGAAACTATACAAGAGTTAAACTTAAAGATTATATTGCTCTGATAAAAAGCGTATCAGTAAAAGTTAGAGATTTTTCTCAATTGTTTCTCGAAGGATGGCTCGAGGTAAAAGATCTCCCAAAACGCAATTGACAAGTTCTCTCACAAACAAACCACTTGCAAAGACTTTTGTTACATTATTAAAGACCAGAAAAACCACAGCCCTAAAAGTGACATTTTCCACAATTATTTTGCCTAAATTATAACCTTAACAATCGTTTAGAAACCAACAGAattgattttttcaaaatctctGCATTGTAAGAAGATGACTTGAGGTTTATCGTGAAATGAAGATCTTGGTGGAAGTATCGGAGGTCGCAGTAGTGAAGAAGATCCTGGAATAAAAACACCAGAAAGTAAATCTTCAGTTATCACCAATACACataacatttatatttataaaggATTTTAATCATTATGTAGAAGACCTGCAATGGAAGAACATCAACagacacactttaaaattgcaacaaaaaacacaattgCATAATTATAAGGCACACGCCTGCTTAGCAAAGCATGTATTTTATTACCTTAGTTGAAACTTTATCATTCTCGTACACAGTGGAAGGCAAATTTTTCTTAAAGATTTCCTTTGGATActttaaaaaaagataaaaatcatCAAAGTGATCATGTCCAGTAACCGATTAAACTGAAGtaatgaaaataattattttactGTAAGACTGTAAGTAATTTGCACAGACTGCTGTTACAATATACAGTTCGCTAAAAAGAATGGGCACGAAAAAGCTTGATTTTAGGTGCTTAGAGTTTAACTCAGTGATTATTAACAGAGCTACAAGATTTAACAAGAGAGGAAATCAAATCTGGTGAAACAACGACAGCTTAAGGCATGAGTTTTCACCCCAGGGTTGTGTTATGGTTATGGCCGCCATGTATTATTCGATGGGTCGCTTAATCTTTTGCTAGCATCTTACATGGCTATTTGGTTTAGTTTTTGATGTAGCATGTTGGAGACTGCACATAAACATTTCTAAGTCATCAATCAGTAAAGTCaatatcgttttttttttgtttgccgTTCTGCTGAATGCAGATGGAATGCTGAGATGCATCCTTTATGCGAAGTTAGATCTACGTCATTTCATCTCGCAACAACGCATACGAccacaaaactaaaataagttgataaaaagttaagcattttctcttcaaaaataataataaatgttGTGAGCTTATCAATGCATCAAAACAAATCATTTAAACCATTTCCAGTTCTTCTTACCCCAAGCGCTGCAACCAGATGCCTGCAAGAACAAATGTGTTAAAACATGACAAACAACAATCTGACGTCTTCATTCAAGAAACTTACTGCAGTTCTTCTGCTGTGTAGCTGTGTTTCTCTCCAGGACTTTTTAAATGCATGACGTACTCAATGAGTTGTAGCAGGAACCGCAGTTAATCCAACGATCTCATTCTGTACACTTTTGCACGCACGAAGAAGTAAAgcagtttttgataaaattatcaCATGCAAAGACGAAATTGGTTTCGTAATAACGTCATTACCGTACACTGGAAAGGGTTGGGAATTTGGTCGATTTTCGTTGGCAGTTAGCTGGATGGCATTAGTCGTTAGCTGCCACAGTCGCTAAATTTCATGTcacacaaaatttttacagCAGGCAAAACTGCTGTTTATAAGAAATGTGATGAAAAGGGTTGCACTAGCAACTTACGTATTGCTAGACCACAAAGTTTATCAGGAAAACTAAGTATTTAAGCATGAACATGATTAACATAGCAGAAAATTTCCTTGAGTCAATGGattatcaaatattttgttccaAATTCCCTCCTACATGCACTTTTCCGACTAATGGCcaacaaaatctttgtctagtgcagaagtgcacaactacACCATACATTTGTATACCAGGCTCCAGTTActcaaattatgacgtcatctcgTTGTGTACTTCTGCACTAGCCACTAGATCCCTTAATGTTTAGTCACTATAAGAAGACTTTTGCACCTACCGCCGCTGGCGGCAAAATTTTCCCAGCCCTATCACTGAAACCtcgattttttgtttatggtAACTTTGTCTttaaacaaccagcttttttataaatatttcttaTAAATCGATGTGAAGATTAAAATGCTCGGGCGCTAGGCGTGCACGCTGATGAATTTCATGCGTGGAACTGACTGGCTAGCctgatgttaaaattttaaactttggaAGGCATTCTAATCATTGGTAAGCCAAGTATTACTGACAAGGCTGTGGACATTAACAACGCTAGGAACAGTGTAAATGGTGTTTAAGGAGCCTGGGCTATCGCAGTCTGTCTCAATTATCCGGGTTCAGGAGACACAGTCGGGGGAATAACCAACTCTTTGCCCGAGCGTTCACTGTTACCGGGTTACCAAAGCgaacaaaacatgaaaatctTATACACTAACTTTTCGATACTTCTTCCGACGATAAAACCATTTTTTAACCAAACTATGcaaaaaacgcttttatatcgtTGTTTTCAGTCGAACATTTATTCagcatgcggctctttgagcctttgattgcggctctttaatgaaataccattgttgaattagacatgcattttcccggtctagacgagttgtttgatcagattatgaaacaatgcgttctatctcatgtagtaacaatggactcatggTTAGTAATAATCAGATTACAccccaaaaagtacattattgtacaaaagtgtgctaacttgtacactgtagttaagtaaactgtcagattgaagctgtacgtcagggctgacctagttttaagtcttggttatgattatactaataattgtaaattgcaaaaagagttggtgaagcccaggtggagactcatagtatcaccacgcagcactaatgtttatcaatagctacacttcgttgtgagtgaataaattcatgttttttattgtgtttgtgttgtggctctttaaaaactggaatttgtaaTATGCGgatcgagcatgaagcaggtctggccacccctgcgaTATAAGCAGGGTTACCATgggtctcaactcaaaaataaggacgactaggaaacgaaagacgaataccaccttaaacagtgcacaatcagagaaagcaaccatatctctttggtacaaaatggtataggcctactaaagttgtcaaaatgcccaaaatacgaacatctgccctaaaaataaggacgcaagtgagaataaggacatttcttagaaaaaaaagaatcaacatattttctaagacaagCACCTTTAAAagaaggacaaatcttagaaactaggacggtatggcaagcctgtttatataggcctaagcaTTGGCGACATCACTGAACGTTGGAGAGTGTGTATTGGCCTTGAAAATTACGACCATTTGGATTTCCTTTAATGGAGTGGAGAAAACAAGTGTATGTTGGAAATGTCTACGTCACATATTTTAacgtcataaataaaaaagataaGAAACACCTTGTTTTGATGATGACATCATAGATTTGTTACATATTGTAGATGAAAACTTTCAGAGTTCGATGACAtcattaatttcttttaacaaatACGTAATAACCAGGACTTAAATCCGATTGACCTGGCAATGATTCCATTGTCAGCAAAATCGGGAGCATATTTGTAAGAGCTGGGGTTTGATGACTATTTCGCGTATAAACGCATCAAGCGTTTGTAGCATAACAGTCATAACCAACCGCCATTGATGTGAAATACGttttaaaacaagcaaaattaaaGTTCAATCTTGTAATGACCTTTGTCTATTTCCATTTGTTAAACAAAGTGGCGTTTTTACTGAACGTTCTTCTTTCGTCTAATTACAGCGAGTAAATATTTGGCCAGTCGTTCTGAACCCCGTCCCACCAGGTCTTGTGCGAGAAAAGCAAACGTGTTGGTGCTAACCTAGTCGAGAAGCTCCTTTTGGAAGTTTTGGCCACGACAAACACGTCATTTATATTATTAGCGCATTAATGCGTGACATCAGAGAAAGTTCAACTGTAAAgtgctatgacgtcataaaatagGGAGGGTCCATCTTGACTTGAACTCGCAGCAGAGACTGACTTGTACGAAAGCAGAAATGCTTCTTAAATATACTTTGAGTTCAGTTCAGTCGAGCTCCGGGTAAACAGCAGCTGCAGAAAAACTTGttgaagttattttattaagaATATTTcacgttttcaaaataagttgCTGCAGTGAAGGCACTTACAAGTCTGTGCGTGCTTCAGTTGACGACAGTTTCAGACTTTTTAGACAATTTTCATGTTTGCATGAACACAAAGTAAGTGCTTACGACTTGAATTAGT
Above is a window of Clavelina lepadiformis chromosome 8, kaClaLepa1.1, whole genome shotgun sequence DNA encoding:
- the LOC143468723 gene encoding uncharacterized protein LOC143468723; the encoded protein is MKLFAVLLTVVACNFMKSVSSQSCDQQIQVRRGVTGAINSPDYPNSYPANSRCTIRLIGASNADHITLTFETFRIEQHRSCQFDYLAIYDGPSTSSSPLGRFCGNNLPTPVISSGKYLTLYFHSDSSVSGDGFSIHYNVGCENEYTAVRGTILSPGSPSNYPSSSSCTYTLNLPRGSQVLLNFRQFDVEESSNCEFDFLHIETPLGSKTFCGLRNPFKRIVNTTRITLTFQSDRSVSRAGFQIDYSVIEGCSADNGGCDQMCTDIQPGKVFCSCREGLQLDENGVQCIDINECQSSPCSEQCVNTIGSYHCRCDTPGYQLSPDNRTCTDMSCQKDNGGCEHICQPAGNAQYVCACHPGFQPSDDLHNCTDIDECTTTNPKYAHRCEHRCFNEPGSYYCDCHDGYKVSSNRRTCDDIDECPNQEHNCDQLCLNVPGGWECACYEGYRVDPDDPVACVDINECDEGMYPDSCSVCLNEEGTYQCFCKSGFDSNDDNTDCIDQDECANDNGGCHQLCLNTPGSFRCGCLSGYSSPRNDSAQCFDINECAPNDGQGPCDHYCENMMGTFECSCIGGYRLLEDKKSCQDIDECSGDKNGGCPHDCVNTPGSFQCQCSAGFQDEPGATSAGQQCIDVNECEDSPCDVAIGANCSNSIGSFTCECPSGYRVEDVISCIDVNECTGDKHDCEQVCINEPGSFRCSCELGYTLVDDTDCVDINECSQGDICDQQCHNLLGSYRCDCNPGFFLLGDNRNCSDFDECAESAHNCDQICINEIGFHRCECQTGFLLNDDNDTCSDVNECASNTSGCSHHCVNIRGSFICHCDPGYETGSDNKTCIDIDECANNNGGCHHICRNYNGTFECGCRDGFMFNGSTTCVDIDECADMNGNCSQHCTNILGSYECSCDPNFKLGSDNLTCSHCPTCEQFEQVSSDVTMLMQLVTTVQQLTANNLRLGAQVSLLGNRVSQLEADLLKSRQRRREH
- the LOC143468725 gene encoding uncharacterized protein LOC143468725; protein product: MHLKSPGEKHSYTAEELQHLVAALGYPKEIFKKNLPSTVYENDKVSTKDLLHYCDLRYFHQDLHFTINLKSSSYNAEILKKSILLVSKRLLSFKELENVRLAYEAYEEFDQRGMKLCERTLLRSLKLCQRVISPQKLANKLRHVRSTFKEKHRIQLYEFLDLIVLCDSVPDDSDGNEVKPLDKTWRDVYQVENFSKFVIPNDKKLWKILNEQYRNEELQYGRPTLVSQKFVEDPLIADDFHKQVKLSNKGFLALQRKLKESDKQIKLSRGGFTNTKPRPKSTISASTTRSKPTKFSESNGSALSWSKMIQRGTMTRLSPTATTVTGFPSHRSAPVGGNVKRMMAKRPLSCPPVVDKHTQDETKNKFNDLKFQMETKKQRWSDRFVSEISQYLPEYKEVLRRMVEEPGPPGKRNRRRLVRARPSPGVLSRLAQPKPMLPRNHVTHCDATRLGFGDDPHATQLQRHALEVKRAIEEERRRLKRDQVGWNAFSGSNANLFQRLLCDIDEESLSEKNEETDDDDAPEEKSLNKVDDADTEDKDDVIKEVEVVDDAEKRRLAVLEYFSKPRDRVGEVMQLMTKGYDRIFIRLDDDVYTESTKKLDESLPRLSRDSSAEDFSQPLNPVKSQANDVTEFEKFVENPANLTVPDDVFRSRSNKSIADLRRIRKSYERFSARLENIEAKSILSLAKFS